atatgaaatatttcctatattgaactgcagatgtgaaatcaagcaagctatgatcctcgcagttatgaacgcaattcatgcaattgagtatgtagaagcctgaaaaagttaggacttcagtggggtctgaacccgtgacctcgtgataccaGTGTGAGAATTTAACCAAATgatctatgaagccactgacgttgggagctggaaaGAAATCATACATTGATATTAATCAGtctgttgaaaatgagcaatatgTTTCACCACCCACAAGtcaggatttgtatactgcACTACTCGGCTCTAAGGTATGAATTATCACATGCGTATGATGTTAATGGTATATTAGTGTTtggttaagctccctactgatactgccttacgaacggccaactggccccggcttaacatgacaaacggTATGACTCGCCATCAAAGGCCGGCACtctatggagccggcatcatgggagcttatttgctattaatattcaatacccacaattCTTTTCAGttgtgcaatcgccgttcgacaattggcATTCCTCGTTCTCcgcgacaacattttttgaaatagctgtatatatatatatatatatctaactgcagacagtactgtttcaaccttctgggcctcatcagtgcagtggtTTGGAATTGGGAGcaatgtgattgactggaaaACCCAGTGTTGCATGGTCTTGCATTTGCATAGAGTTCATCTctcagacaagttctgttattcctgtgagagcagagcaatagtatgctaagtctactgcttacaatgaaacatgaattcCTATTTGGAGAACTGCCAGCCCCCAGCTCTGTTTTATAGAATTGGTtgagatacaacaacaaaatcattgtctggaatcttgatCTACTTGTTAGTTGTGAAAATTACGGTTGTGTTCCAGAGAACTCTTTTGCTAGCCACACTACCCACTACTCTAgcccaaaacatgaaataaaaggaaaagtgcaaaatataTAAACGCAAAGATGCTGACCGGTCATTCTGTCCATACGGaatatcctttgcagaccctggaggcatctcacagatcaggggcctgtttctcgaaagtcccgaaactgtCGTGACAAGCTTAAAAGTATTTATTTCTGTAGTTTTCTTAGTTTAAGTTGAAGCACGTTTTATAGTAATTTTAGAGCCTTGTGGGCAGGAATTTGCATGGGATGTTCCAGCCACATCCGTAGAGAATAGCAGATATGATCTTTTGCTTAACTCCTATCAATCGTTAGTGGTAATGGGAGCTTGTAATCGCATTATGCTCGGTCGTTTTTAACGGCGAAACAAAGTAACAACGCCAACGTTAAGGAAATAACCGGCATGTACAAGTCTTAGATCACGAAGACAATAGTGAAGGGTTGCCAGTTTAGGTTTGCGGCCGGACATACGTTGTAAGGGCGTTTACGCGTGGTAGCAATAAAACTAGTGAACATTGTAATATTGGAGACGAACGGTTAGAACGATTGTGATGAATGGATGCATGactgcaataaagagaagaaaACGACAGATACAGTCCTGAGTGTTTTGTTGAACCAGCGAGCGCGGAGATATTCTTGACGCAGTAGAACATTCCGCAAAACCtggtccttcgagccggatagTGAGAAAAGAATGTCCAACAAGAAAGTGAGAGCGGGCCACCGTATATTCCTAGCGAAGGTCGTCGAAGAGGTTGAAGAACGTCTCCATGACGAATATGCTGCCATCGGAAAGGCTGAACTGTTGAAATGGAAGGCTAGTTTGAAAGAACAGCTGGAGAAGATTTTGCCGTTGGATGATCAGATTCTAGCCGAGCTAGGAGCGGACGAGAAAGTGACAGAAGAAGAGGTGGCAGAGGAGATTGAAAGGAGCGGACGATTAAAGGCAGACGCAACGCAAGCGTTAGCTTCCATTGAAGAACGACTGACTGAGCAAGCTGTCCCGCCCGGTTCATCACCAGCCCCGCAAGACAATCAGATGAGCCCGAGCTTAAGCCAAGGTTACAACTCGCCAGGCAACCAACAGAAGGCAGTAAGAGCGAAGCTCCCGAAGCTGGAGGTGAAAAAGTTCAGTGGGAAACTTGGCGAGTGGCAGGAGTTCTGGGACTCGTTTGAGAGCGCTATCCACTTGAACGATGGACTTTCAAACGTCGACAAGTTCTCTTATCTTAGGAGCTTGCTACTGGAGCCGGCAAGATCGGCAATCGGAGGATTTGCGCTGACATCAGCGAACTACGAGTCGGCAATAGAACTGTTAAAGAAACGGTATGGCAAGAAGATTGCGATTCAGAGATCGCTAGTAAATGAACTGTTGAACACGCGTCCCGTATTCAATGAGGGTGACACGTCAAGACTGCGAAGCCTCTACGATTTCGCTGAAACAAAGTATAGAGCGCTACAGGCCTTAGGAGTGGAGGAAAGGAATTACTCCGAGGTTGTCGTCCCGACGCTTTTGGAAAAGATTCCTCACTCCATTCGGCTAACGATCACACGAGGAAGAGAGTATATGGAGTGGACGTTGGGCGACATGCTGGAAGCCTTCTTAGTCGAAGTAGAGCTGAGAGAGGACCATCTAACGCAGCACCGAGCTGGACCCAGAGAAGGAAAAAGGGGCCCTTATACCTCCAGTGCGTTGTTTACCACAAGGGGAGATGACAAAAGATGCGCGTTCTGCCTTGGGACCCACTCACCGGAGGATTGCAAGAAGGTTACGAACATTGCTGAACGTAAGAAATTGTTAATTAAATTTGGTAGATGCTTTAATTGTATTAACAAGGGTCACCGCGCCCGAGATTGTAAGGTTGTCGTTAAGTGTAAGAATTGTAGGGGCTCTCACAACACATGTTTGTGTGACGCGAATTTGCAGCAACCCTCAGGGGGGGATGGTGATCAACCATCAACGGTTAACACCCCAAGTAGTTTGCTGGTGGGTACAGAAAGTAGAATCGCCCTCCAGACCGCTCAAGCGTTGATCAAGGGGAATGTACAGGGGAGGGTGAGAGTTTTGTTTGACTCGGGGAGTCATAAGTCGTTCGTAACGGCTAAGGCCGCAAGTAATTATGGCTTAGAAATCGTAAGAAGGGAATGGGTAACTATAAGTACATTTGGACGGAAAACCGGGGAAGCGGGATTGAGGGAAGTTGTTCAGTTTGATGTAATGCCTCTACAGGCCAACCGTTCCCTTAGGCTTGAAGCTTATGTTGTGCCAGTTATATCTAACATAAGCAACGAGCACGTAGAGGTCGTCAAGAACGATTTCCCGCACTTGCGTGATCTGTGGTTTTCTGACGTTTGTCGAACTAAGGATGAGCTCGAAATAGATTTGCTAATAGGATCGGATTACTTGTGGGAGTTTCAAAAGGGGCGAACAGTACGAGGGGAGCCAGAAGAACCCGTAGCAGTAGAGACCGAGCTTGGATGGGTATTGTCGGGCCCCTTAAGGAAGAAAGAACCAGATAGTAGACAGGAGGTGGTAGTAAATTTCGTAGCACAGGACAATATAGCGATCGCGGGTGACAGTTTAGAGAGCACAGTCGGTAAGTTGTGGGATTTAGATAGTTTAGGAATTAAAGCGAGCGACGAAGTACACGAATCATTTGAAAACGACATCAGCTTCATTGATGGTAGGTATTCCGTTAAGTTACCTTGGAAACAAGGTCACGAACCCCTTCCCAGCAATTATGCGAACAGTTTGTCACGCATGAAGGGTCAAATTAAAAGATTAAAGCGAGAGCCGGAAGTACTTGAGGAGTACGATTCCATCATCAAAGACCAATTAAGATCAGGGGTCATTGAAAGGGTGGCGGAATTGGAGGGGGCGTGCAAAGTTCATTATCTACCTCATCAAGCTGTCATTCGCAAGGACGCGGAGACCACGAAATTGAGAATAGTTTATGATGCTTCAGCAAAGGAAGGTAAGAACGGAATTTCCCTGAATGACTGTTTACACACCGGGCCATCGTTAAACCCCCTACTCTTCGAAATACTTGTGAGGTTCAGGGAAAATAGGGTCGCGCTAGTCGGGGACATTGAAAAGGCGTTTTTGAATATTTCGGTGGATGAAAGTGATCGCGATTGTTTGAGGTTTCTGTGGGTGGATGACGTAAGTGACAGTAATTCGAGCGTTGTTGTTTATCGGttttgtcgagttgtttttGGTTTGAATGCGTCACCCTTCCTGCTAAATGGAACAATAAGGCATCACTTGGCAACTTTCGCAGAAGCCGACCCAGAATTTGTGAGAAAAATGGTTGAAAGCTTTTATGTAGACGATATGATTTCAGGCGACAGCACAACCGACGGAGCGTTCGATCTGTACAGCAAGGCAAAGGTCAGAATGGCAAATGGCGGGTTCCGACTACGCAAATGGAAAACAAATGACCCGCAGTTAAGAGAGAGAATCGGTGCAACAGAGACGATCGTGACAAAACCGGAAATGGTAAGAAGATTAGAAGATGAAGAAACATATGCGAAGTCAAAATTAGAATGTCAGAGCGGGTCAAAGGGAGAAAAGGTTCTGGGTGTCAAGTGGAATTGCGAGTCAGACACATTCCACCTTGACCTAGCGCAGATTGCCGAAAAAGCAGAAGGTTTAGAACCTACCAAGCGTAACGTTTTGAGCTTGTTAGCCAGTTTATTTGACCCGCTGGGGCTAATCAGTCCAGTGACGGTTAGCATGAAAATTCTCTTTCAGGAAATTTGTAGTAGCAAGCTTGACTGGGACGAAACATTGACGGGTGAAGTTAAAGGGAAGTGGGTAAAATGGGTCAAGGATTTGTTGCAAACGGGGGAAATTAAAATCAGTAGGTGTCTGTACGAGGCGAGAGGAGAGTGCGTGACAGAGTGTTATTTACATGGGTTTGGGGATGCGAGTAAGAAAGCTTATTGTGCCATGGTCTACTTTGTGTACCGTACGGATGATGGCCAGACCCACGCGAGATTAATAACAAGCAAAACGAGAGTTGCCCCCTTGAAAGAGCTCTCCATTCCACGGTTGGAACTGATGTCAGCGAGGATACTGGCCCAACTGATGAACACAGTACGCAATGCAATACAGTCACAATTGAGAGTAGATGGCGTGAGATTTTGGCTAGACAGCAAAACAGCTCTCAGTTGGATCCGGAACAGGGGAGAATGGAAGCAGTTCGTGCGACATAGAGTAGACGAGATTCTCAGGCTGACAAACAAGGAGGAATGGGCGTATTGTTCCACTGTCGAGAATCCAGCAGATCTTGGTTCAAGAGGAGTGCTAGCCTCGCAACTGAAAGGAGACGAACTTTGGTCGTGTGGGCCACAATGGTTGACAGGACAGATAGAGGATTGGCCAGTCG
Above is a genomic segment from Acropora muricata isolate sample 2 chromosome 1, ASM3666990v1, whole genome shotgun sequence containing:
- the LOC136922945 gene encoding uncharacterized protein; protein product: MSNKKVRAGHRIFLAKVVEEVEERLHDEYAAIGKAELLKWKASLKEQLEKILPLDDQILAELGADEKVTEEEVAEEIERSGRLKADATQALASIEERLTEQAVPPGSSPAPQDNQMSPSLSQGYNSPGNQQKAVRAKLPKLEVKKFSGKLGEWQEFWDSFESAIHLNDGLSNVDKFSYLRSLLLEPARSAIGGFALTSANYESAIELLKKRYGKKIAIQRSLVNELLNTRPVFNEGDTSRLRSLYDFAETKYRALQALGVEERNYSEVVVPTLLEKIPHSIRLTITRGREYMEWTLGDMLEAFLVEVELREDHLTQHRAGPREGKRGPYTSSALFTTRGDDKRCAFCLGTHSPEDCKKVTNIAERKKLLIKFGRCFNCINKGHRARDCKVVVKCKNCRGSHNTCLCDANLQQPSGGDGDQPSTVNTPSSLLVGTESRIALQTAQALIKGNVQGRVRVLFDSGSHKSFVTAKAASNYGLEIVRREWVTISTFGRKTGEAGLREVVQFDVMPLQANRSLRLEAYVVPVISNISNEHVEVVKNDFPHLRDLWFSDVCRTKDELEIDLLIGSDYLWEFQKGRTVRGEPEEPVAVETELGWVLSGPLRKKEPDSRQEVVVNFVAQDNIAIAGDSLESTVGKLWDLDSLGIKASDEVHESFENDISFIDGRYSVKLPWKQGHEPLPSNYANSLSRMKGQIKRLKREPEVLEEYDSIIKDQLRSGVIERVAELEGACKVHYLPHQAVIRKDAETTKLRIVYDASAKEGKNGISLNDCLHTGPSLNPLLFEILVRFRENRVALVGDIEKAFLNISVDESDRDCLRFLWVDDVSDSNSSVVVYRFCRVVFGLNASPFLLNGTIRHHLATFAEADPEFVRKMVESFYVDDMISGDSTTDGAFDLYSKAKVRMANGGFRLRKWKTNDPQLRERIGATETIVTKPEMVRRLEDEETYAKSKLECQSGSKGEKVLGVKWNCESDTFHLDLAQIAEKAEGLEPTKRNVLSLLASLFDPLGLISPVTVSMKILFQEICSSKLDWDETLTGEVKGKWVKWVKDLLQTGEIKISRCLYEARGECVTECYLHGFGDASKKAYCAMVYFVYRTDDGQTHARLITSKTRVAPLKELSIPRLELMSARILAQLMNTVRNAIQSQLRVDGVRFWLDSKTALSWIRNRGEWKQFVRHRVDEILRLTNKEEWAYCSTVENPADLGSRGVLASTDRGLASRT